The Mercurialis annua linkage group LG2, ddMerAnnu1.2, whole genome shotgun sequence genome contains a region encoding:
- the LOC126667272 gene encoding uncharacterized protein LOC126667272, with protein sequence MVSLRSREIPFPAPGSCTKDKPRQERPTPEPITPAKIHEPLVRQSSLSQHSGPSPSTATRRSVRLASKSVDQSLENVSRKRKMNAAEGDEQRGNVEENNNCASKRKVVYVNNISSGSSSVVDIIREEISNGNLNVEENGSAKKSKTEGKRKLTEEFEEIQSKGFVVNENCDPKEFEDNKISNLVQRKSRYSTEEKGKAKFDDDASNSADKDALELELESKVKDLVASLGDSVNVALENERQTRNINRNIDTNTRKNERRMDQFRDIARRNASRFAQFNHQEEEILPPEVDAQVPSAEENEEIEDWPGPFSTAMKIIRDRTKKLNSPGISTLDKAQSVPITWVPRSGQGLNWSRASAPSLQDLCMKIIVRNADAVSSLDHVPDALRHRLCQLLCDCRKMNSCFLDLLVRGSPTEIRIKDCSWMTEEEFVKSFESCATNNLKVLQLDQCGRCMPDYILPATLARSSRSLPDLITLSLSGACRLSDIGLSSLVASAVSLRSINLSRCSLLTFSSVGIIADSLGSVLRELYIDDCESIDVMLILPALKKLEHLEVLSVAGIQTVCDDFLRQFLVSCGHNIKELGLADCMQLTDSSLKVIAETCPRLCALDLVNLRKLTDSSLGYLANGCREIKALKLCLNSFSDEGVAAFLESSGELLKELTLNNVKKVGHNTAISLAKRSRNLINLDLSWCRNLTDEALGLIVDTCPSLRVLKLFGCDQITNVFLNGHRNSEVKIVGIKLSALLDHIYAPDSQEFPLRYSSAP encoded by the exons ATGGTCTCTCTCCGGTCTCGCGAAATTCCCTTTCCTGCTCCCGGTTCTTGTACCAAAGATAAACCCCGACAAGAACGACCCACACCCGAGCCCATCACTCCCGCAAAGATCCACGAACCTTTGGTTCGTCAATCTTCGCTGTCTCAGCACTCGGGTCCCTCCCCTTCCACCGCAACACGGAGGAGCGTCCGTCTGGCTTCTAAATCGGTTGATCAAAGCCTTGAAAATGTGTCACGGAAAAGGAAGATGAATGCGGCTGAAGGAGATGAACAGCGAGGTAATGtggaagaaaataataattgtgcTTCTAAGAGAAAAGTTGTGTATGTTAATAATATTAGTAGTGGTTCTAGTAGTGTTGTTGATATTATTAGAGAAGAGATTAGTAATGGTAATTTGAATGTTGAAGAAAATGGAAGTGCTAAGAAGTCGAAAACCGAAGGGAAGAGGAAATTAACTGAGGAATTTGAGGAAATTCAGAGTAAGGGTTTCGTTGTTAATGAGAATTGTGATCCTAAGGAATTTGAGGAtaataaaattagtaatttaGTGCAAAGAAAGAGTAGGTATAGTACAGAAGAGAAAGGTAAAGCGAAATTCGATGATGATGCATCGAATTCGGCTGATAAAGATGCATTAGAATTGGAATTGGAATCCAAAGTTAAAGATTTGGTGGCTAGTTTAGGGGATAGTGTGAATGTCGCATTGGAGAATGAAAGACAGACTAGGAATATAAATAGGAATATTGACACAAATACTAGGAAAAATGAACGGAGAATGGATCAATTTCGTGATATAGCAAGAAGAAACGCGTCTCGGTTTGCTCAGTTTAATCATCAAGAGGAGGAGATATTGCCTCCTGAAGTTGATGCACAAGTGCCATCTGCGGAGGAGAATGAGGAAATTGAAGACTGGCCTGGTCCTTTCTCTACTGCTATGAAGATTATTAGGGATAGAACTAAAAAGCTTAATTCACCGGGGATTTCCACTTTAGATAAAGCACAGTCGGTGCCGATAACATGGGTTCCGCGAAGTGGGCAGGGTTTGAATTGGTCAAGAGCATCTGCTCCTTCTCTTCAAGATTTATGCATGAAAATTATTGTCAGGAATGCTGATGCTGTCTCTTCACTTGATCATGTCCCTGATGCTTTGAGGCATAGACTTTGCCAACTGCTCTGTGACTGTAGAAAAATGAATAGCTGTTTTTTAGATCTTCTTGTCCGTGGTTCACCTACAGAGATCCGTATTAAGGATTGTTCATGGATGACAGAGGAAGAGTTTGTGAAATCTTTTGAAAGCTGTGCCACCAACAATTTAAAG GTTTTACAACTTGACCAATGTGGTCGCTGCATGCCTGATTATATTTTACCTGCTACATTAGCTAGGTCATCAAGAAGCTTGCCTGATCTAATTACTTTATCCCTTTCTGGGGCATGCCGTCTTTCAGATATTGGGCTGAGTTCACTTGTTGCTTCTGCTGTTTCTCTAAGATCTATAAATCTCAGTCGGTGCTCCCTTCTTACGTTCTCTAGTGTTGGTATTATAGCAGACTCATTGGGATCTGTTCTTCGGGAATTATATATTGATGACTGCGAAAGCATCGACGTAATGCTCATTTTGCCAGCATTAAAGAAGCTTGAACATTTGGAAGTATTATCTGTAGCAGGAATTCAAACTGTTTGTGATGATTTTCTGCGGCAATTTTTAGTTTCTTGTGGTCATAATATTAAGGAGCTTGGTTTAGCTGATTGCAT GCAACTAACTGATTCTTCTTTGAAAGTCATAGCTGAAACATGTCCTAGACTATGTGCCCTAGACCTTGTTAACTTAAGGAAGCTGACGGATTCTTCTTTAGGGTATCTTGCGAATGGCTGCAGAGAAATTAAAGCATTAAAGCTTTGCCTCAATTCATTCAG TGATGAAGGTGTTGCTGCATTCCTGGAATCTTCAGGGGAGCTTCTAAAAGAACTTACTCTGAATAATGTAAAAAAG GTTGGTCATAATACAGCCATATCGCTAGCGAAACGTTCaagaaatttgataaatttggaTTTATCTTGGTGCCGAAACTTGACAGACGAGGCTTTGGGTCTCATTGTGGATACCTGTCCATCACTGCGGGTGCTTAAACTTTTTGGATGTGATCAG ATTACAAATGTATTTCTGAATGGTCACAGAAATTCAGAAGTGAAAATTGTTGGTATCAAACTGTCTGCACTTTTGGACCATATATATGCACCCGATTCACAGGAATTTCCTTTGCGATATTCTTCCGCGCCGTGA
- the LOC126668726 gene encoding uncharacterized protein LOC126668726: MLPSYYPYLSQYSLVTVLSGIIIHMIWLVTTAHLNDSTADNHSFSLFCFIIWFIWKTRNAAVFRQEIINAEDIMTLAYKAYDEFLSFPQNSNTNVPSSSPTTHMPVPAYMYSSDYIKINVDAATDQTHRSIWDPGILKFLAVREALNWAIACKWHSVLTEGDALQIIQSLNSHDIHIASVWGICSDIWHLQSSFISCNFVHISRVFNLLAHKLANFCKLSLTPV; this comes from the exons TGTGACCGTTTTATCTGGCATTATCATTCACATG ATATGGCTAGTCACTACTGCTCATCTTAATGATTCCACAGCTGATAACCAttccttttctttattttgtttcataatttggTTTATTTGGAAGACTCGCAATGCTGCTGTTTTTCGTCAAGAAATCATTAATGCAGAAGATATTATGACTTTAGCTTATAAAGCCTATGATGAATTCCTCTCTTTTCCTCAGAATTCCAATACCAATGTTCCCTCTTCCTCGCCTACCACTCATATGCCTGTTCCTGCTTATATGTATAGCTCAgattatatcaaaattaacGTGGATGCTGCTACAGATCAAACTCATAG GTCTATTTGGGATCCGGGCATCTTGAAATTCTTGGCAGTTAGAGAAGCTTTGAACTGGGCTATTGCATGTAAATGGCATTCAGTTTTGACAGAGGGTGATGCTCTACAGATCATTCAATCACTCAATTCTCATGATATCCACATTGCTAGTGTTTGGGGGATATGTAGTGATATTTGGCATCTCCAATCATCTTTTATTTCTTGTAACTTTGTTCATATTTCCAGAgtttttaatcttttggctCATAAGTTAGCAAATTTTTGTAAGCTATCTTTGACCCCTGTGTAG